From the Candidatus Dormiibacterota bacterium genome, one window contains:
- a CDS encoding adenylyl cyclase: MGTAISAQTPSTINRAAISSPTPVGQGDEEDSTDQEDRALPSCSWLLILAEIDGTHGTRRDQTARWWFIIWVDGGSGVRGRGNTVGTSFSRRLFKTLVAGILVVASSTAGASAALAEDQHGSAQPDFGPNVFVFSPSTPQSEIQAKVDAVASLQVSNQFGTQRYALLFKPGTYGSKANPLSFQLGYYTAVAGLGLSPNDVVINGSIDVYNQCAGNFCTALNNFWRSMSNLTINVTKPAGCREREFWAVSQAAPMRRVQVNGPSTLMDYCTGPSYASGGFIADSGFSGLVVNGSQQQWMTRNSTLGGPWTNAVWNQVFSGVVGAPAQSFPNPPYTTLPASPVTREAPVLYVDSRGNYNVFVPAVRRNSVGTTWGSGPAAGSSIPLERFFVALPSDSARTINRQLARGKSLLLTPGIYHLDRSIQVGREGTVVLGLGFPTLIPEDGTVSVKVVNGVVLSGLIFDAGPENSPVLLQVGTQDDNPGEDNASRSAQSGNENGGRFAGPTSLHDIFFRIGGATPGRATTSLVVNSDNTILDNIWAWRADHGSGVGWTSNTADTGVVVNGDNVIAYGLFVEHYQKTEVIWNGNGGTDVFFQNEMPYDPPSQAAWMEAPAVDGWAAFKVAGEVDRFAGYGMGSYSFFNQGVNIYAAHAFEVPTTLPPSSLHDLLTIFLDATHGKGGILHVVNDAGGSSTIANPDVPVTVVAYP; this comes from the coding sequence ATGGGCACGGCGATATCGGCCCAAACGCCGAGCACCATCAATAGGGCCGCGATCAGCAGCCCGACGCCGGTCGGCCAAGGCGACGAAGAGGACTCGACCGACCAGGAGGATCGCGCTTTGCCGTCGTGCTCATGGCTACTGATTCTCGCCGAGATTGATGGTACGCACGGTACACGACGCGACCAGACGGCGCGGTGGTGGTTCATAATTTGGGTGGACGGCGGTTCAGGGGTTAGAGGAAGGGGCAATACGGTGGGGACATCCTTTTCACGGCGGCTTTTCAAGACCCTCGTCGCCGGCATCCTGGTTGTGGCGAGCTCCACCGCGGGGGCTTCGGCGGCGCTAGCCGAAGACCAGCATGGCTCGGCGCAGCCTGACTTCGGACCCAACGTCTTCGTCTTCAGCCCCAGCACGCCACAGAGCGAGATCCAGGCAAAGGTCGATGCCGTGGCCAGCCTGCAGGTCTCCAACCAGTTCGGAACACAACGTTACGCGCTGCTTTTCAAGCCGGGCACCTACGGATCGAAGGCCAATCCCCTCAGTTTCCAACTCGGCTACTACACCGCGGTAGCGGGCCTTGGTCTCTCACCCAACGACGTCGTCATCAACGGCTCGATCGATGTCTACAACCAGTGCGCTGGCAACTTCTGCACCGCGCTCAACAACTTCTGGCGCTCGATGTCCAACCTCACGATCAACGTAACCAAGCCGGCCGGTTGCCGAGAGCGCGAATTCTGGGCAGTCTCGCAGGCGGCCCCAATGCGACGGGTCCAGGTCAATGGCCCGTCGACCCTGATGGACTATTGCACCGGTCCGTCCTACGCGAGTGGCGGCTTCATCGCCGATTCGGGGTTCAGCGGCCTTGTGGTCAACGGTTCGCAACAGCAGTGGATGACGAGAAACAGCACGCTGGGCGGCCCCTGGACCAACGCGGTCTGGAACCAGGTCTTCTCCGGCGTCGTCGGCGCGCCGGCCCAGAGCTTTCCGAATCCGCCCTACACCACGTTGCCGGCCAGTCCGGTGACCCGCGAGGCCCCCGTCCTCTACGTGGACTCGCGCGGCAACTACAACGTGTTCGTGCCGGCGGTGCGGCGCAACTCGGTGGGCACGACCTGGGGCAGTGGCCCTGCCGCCGGTTCGTCCATCCCGCTGGAGCGCTTTTTCGTTGCCCTCCCGAGTGACTCGGCCCGCACGATCAACCGGCAACTGGCGAGAGGCAAGAGCCTGCTTCTTACCCCAGGGATCTATCACCTGGACCGAAGCATCCAGGTCGGGCGCGAGGGCACCGTCGTCCTGGGTCTTGGCTTCCCCACATTGATTCCGGAGGACGGGACCGTTTCCGTGAAGGTCGTCAACGGCGTTGTCCTTTCCGGGCTGATCTTCGACGCCGGGCCGGAGAACTCTCCGGTGCTGCTGCAGGTGGGGACTCAAGACGACAACCCGGGCGAGGATAACGCCTCGCGATCGGCCCAGTCGGGCAACGAGAATGGTGGAAGATTTGCTGGCCCGACCTCGCTGCACGACATCTTCTTCCGCATTGGCGGTGCCACACCCGGCAGAGCGACGACCAGCCTGGTGGTCAACAGCGACAACACCATCCTCGACAACATCTGGGCCTGGCGCGCCGACCACGGCAGCGGCGTCGGCTGGACCAGCAACACGGCCGATACTGGTGTCGTCGTCAACGGTGACAACGTGATCGCCTACGGCCTATTCGTCGAGCACTACCAGAAGACCGAGGTGATCTGGAACGGGAATGGCGGCACCGACGTCTTCTTCCAGAACGAGATGCCGTACGATCCGCCGAGCCAGGCGGCGTGGATGGAGGCGCCCGCTGTCGACGGCTGGGCGGCGTTCAAAGTTGCCGGCGAGGTGGATCGCTTCGCCGGTTACGGGATGGGCAGCTACAGCTTCTTCAACCAGGGTGTCAACATCTACGCCGCGCACGCGTTCGAGGTTCCGACGACCCTCCCGCCGTCCAGCCTCCACGACCTGCTCACCATCTTCCTCGATGCCACGCACGGGAAAGGCGGCATTTTGCACGTTGTGAACGACGCGGGCGGATCGTCGACAATCGCCAATCCGGACGTCCCGGTGACCGTGGTTGCCTACCCCTGA
- a CDS encoding GlsB/YeaQ/YmgE family stress response membrane protein encodes MNLENLVVLVLIAAVCGFVAERMTQGRLPYGLVGAIFGALIGSWLLVEMFRWKIPGDMTAGGVPVLTAILGAAAIIFVLSVVSRSKTQSDRKRS; translated from the coding sequence ATGAACCTTGAGAACCTGGTCGTGCTCGTCCTTATCGCTGCGGTCTGCGGTTTCGTCGCCGAGCGGATGACCCAGGGTCGACTGCCGTACGGTCTGGTAGGAGCGATCTTTGGGGCCCTGATCGGCTCCTGGCTCCTCGTCGAAATGTTCCGCTGGAAGATCCCGGGCGACATGACCGCCGGCGGCGTGCCCGTCCTCACGGCCATCCTGGGCGCGGCCGCCATCATCTTCGTCTTATCGGTCGTCTCACGCTCGAAGACGCAGTCCGACCGCAAGCGCTCCTAA